The Cellulomonas sp. S1-8 genomic sequence CGGCGCGGGCGGACGGCGTACCGCTGGAACCCCCTGTTCGCTGCGCACTGCCGCGCGCTGGCCGCCCGGCGGCAGCCGTCGGTCGCCCTGCTGCTGCACCGCCGCGTCGCGCTGCACCGCGCGCAGGACGACCCCGCGGTGTCGGTCGAGCACGCGCTGCAGGCGCGGGACCGCGAGCTGGCGCGTGCCGTCCTGACCAACCGCTGGCCCGAGCTCGTGCTCAGCGACCGCGGGCAGGACGTCCTCGCGCTCACCGAGCAGACGGGCGCGCTGCACGACCTCGGGCTGGAGTTCGCGCACGACGTCGTCCAGGCGCTGCTGCGGGGCGCGCCCCCCGCGCCGCCGGGGTCCGCGGGGCCGGTGCCGCTCGCGGTCGCCGCCCTCCTGACGGAGACGGACGCCGCCCGGGCGGCGAGCGCCGCCGACGCCGTGCGCACCCATCTGCCGACCGTGCCGGCCTCGCAGGCCGCGACGCGCGCCCTCCTGCTGTTCGCGCTCGCCGCGTCCGGGTTGGAGCGCACCGACGACCCGGTAGCCGTCGGCGCGCTGCTCGGCGAGGCCGCCGCCCTGCGCGACGCCCAGCGGCTCCCCGTGCTGGTGGCGGCGTGCCGCGCGCACCGCGCGCTCCTGCTGGTCGCTGGGGGTGCGGTGCGGGAGGCGGACGCCGTCGCATCGGCCGCCCTGCGCGCGGCCGAGGAGGTGGGCGCGGCGCGTGCGTCCGCGCTCGTGCCGGCGCACCTGACCCGGGCCCTCGTGGCCCTGTGGCAGGCCCGGCTGCCCGACGTGGGTGTCCACGTCGAGGCCGCGCTCACCGGTCCGCGGTGCGCCCGGCACGCGGCGGTCTGCCGGGTGGCGGCCGCGCTGCACGCCGACGCCGACCTGGCCGCCGACGTGCCCGGTGCGGCACGGCGGCTGCACGACGCCCGGTTCGTCGGCGGCGACGTCCCCCCGCTGTGGGCCGACCTGCTCGACGTCGCGGGCGCCGTCGCGGACGCGCTGACCGGGATCGACACCGGTGCGCAGGGCACGCGCGAGGGGCACGAGGCACGGACGGCCCCGTCCGTCGGGGGCGACCTGCGTGCCGCGTGGGAGGCGGCGCGCCTCGCGGACGCGGGGCTGCGCGTGCCGGCGCGCGCCCTGCTCGACGACCTCTCCGAGCGCGCGCCGGTCGGCGTGGTGCGTGCCCGGGTGGCGCTCGCCGAGGCCGTGCTCGACCGGCACCACGGTGAGCCGACGCGCGCGCACGCGCGCCTCGAGGAGGCGCTGACGGACGCGGTGCCGGACGCGCTGGTCCTGCCCTTCCTGCCGTCGGGCACCACCGGACGGGACCTGCTCGTCGCGCACCTCGCGTGGGGCACGCAGCACGGTGCGACGATCCGGCTCGCTCTGCGGCTCGCTGCCGCCCGGGAGCGCGTGCCTGCCGAGCACCTGACCTCCCGCGAGCGCGAGGTGCTCCTCTGCCTGCGCGCCGGCATGTCGAGCCGGGAGATCGCCGACGCGCTCGTCGTCTCCGTCAACACCGTCAAGACGCACCAGCGCGGCGTCTACCGCAAGCTCGACGTCCCCGGCCGCCGCGAGGCCGTGCGCGAGGCGACGGCCCGCGGCCTCCTCGACTGACCCCGACTCAGCCGAAGAGCGCGTCGCCCCTGCCGGACGCGTCCCCGGAGCCCGGCTCCTCGACGGCCTGCAGGTCGACGACGTGCAGGCCCAGGTCGTGCAGGTACGCGACGACGGACGTCAGCGCGGAGCTGTCGACGACCCGGCAGGACAGCAGGTGCAGGTCGCCCTCCTCCACGACCACCACGTCCTGGAGGGCGAAGGCCGATGCGGCGGGCACCGGGCCGCGAATGCGGATGTGGTACAGCACCGGCCCTCCCCCGAGTCGCCCTTGACGCCGCCCCCGGCGGGACGGTCAGCCTGCGACGTTCTCGACGTCGTCGCCGTGCACCGTGAGCGCCCACAGGACCGCGAACGACAGGGCGATCGCGACGACGGACCACCAGGGGGTGGCGGGCAGCGAGACGAACTGCGCGAGCACGTTGAGCCCGATCAGCACGATCGCCGTCACGCGCGCCCACGTGGCGCCGTTCATGAGCGCGAAGCCGGTCAGCGCCAGCGCGGCGCCGAGCAGCAGGTGCACCCAGCCCCACGTCGAGACGTCGACGACCGCGACGCCCTCGGCGCTCCACGACACGACGACGTCGCTGGAGAAGGCGGCGACCGCTCCCGCGATGACGTTCGTGAAGCCGACGACGATGAGTGCGAATGCTCCGAACCATGCCCAGCCCACCCAGGCGCTCGGACCTCGTGCCGCCATGTCGGTCTCCCCCCGGCGTCGCGTCTCCCTCGACCGCGGCGGTCGCTGCCGCGTGGACCCACGCTCCCGGAGATCGCCGCGCCGTGCCTCACCCGCCGCGGGTGACCGCCGCAGGGTCGTCGGGCCCGCCGGGTGAGCTGCATGCATTCTGCATGCACTGTCGGTAGACTGCAGGCATGAGCGTGTCACTCACCGTGCGGGACGTCCCCGACGAGGTCCGGGACGAGCTGGCCGCGCGCGCCGCGCGCAGCGGCCGGTCGCTCCAGGAGTACCTGCGGGCGACGCTCACCGACCTCGCCTCGCGTCCGACGGCGTCCGACGCCGTCGCGCAGGCACGCGGGCGCGCGCTCGCCTACCCCGAGGTCAGCGCGCAGCAGATCCTCGACGACCTCGACGCCGGCCGGCGGTGACGGGACTCCTCGTCGTCGACGCCTCGGCCGTCCTGGCGACCCTGATCGATCCGGGAGACCGCGGCGAGCAGGCCGCCGCGCACCTCGCCGGTGCGCAGCTCGCCGCACCCGACCTGCTCGGCTACGAGGTGCTGAACGTCCTGCGTCGGCGTCGCGCGTCCGGCCACCTCACGCCCCACCAGGCGACGCTCGCCGTCCGGACGTGGTCCGAGCTGCCGGTCGACCTGTGGCCCTTGGCGTCGATCCAGCCCGCCGTGTGGCGGCTGGCGCACAACCTCTCGGCGTACGACGCCGCGTACGTCGCACTCGCGACGCACCTCGACGCGCCGCTGCTCACGGGCGACCACCGGCTCGCGGCGGCCCCCGGCGTGACCTGCGACGTCCTCACCATCTGACACCGCACGACCCACCACCCGGGGCCGGGCACCCGCACAGGCCACCTGCGCTCGCCGGGGTACGCCAGTGGCCGGCAACACCCTCCTCCCGCGACGATCCTTCATCGCCGGTGCGGCTCGTTGAAGGCTCCAGCCAGAGTCTTCAATCGGGCTGCCTTGAGTTGAAGACTGTTACCCTAGGCTTCAACTGAGCCCGAGGGTGGTGAAGCATGGAGCACGACGCCCGCGGAGCCCGGACGCAGGCCTGGCCGGCCGTGGCCACCGAGGAGCTCGCGTGGACGGTCACGAACCCCCACCTCGACCCGTTCCAGCGACGACGAGTCGCCCGCCCGTACCGTGCCGCGGTGGTGCCGCGCATCGCCGACGCCGTGCCCGTCGTCGACCCCGCGGTCCTCCGGATCGCCGAGGAGGCAACCCTCGACGTCGCGCGGTTCGACGCCGAGATGGCCTTGCTGCCCGTGCCGATGCCCGCGGTGCTCCTGCGCACCGAGTCGGCGTCGAGCTCCCAGATCGAGCACCTGACGACCAACGCACGCAACCTCGCACTGGCAGCCCTCGGAGCACCGTCGCGGCAGAACGCCGACCTCGTCGCAGCCAATGTGCGGGCGATGTCGAGCGCACTCGCCGGCGGTGACGACATCACAGCCGCCGGGATCCTCGAGGCGCACCGCGCGCTGCTCGTCCGGTCCGATCCGGACGTCGCCGGGCACTGGCGCACCGAGCAGGTGTGGATCGGTGCGTCCTCGATCAGCCCGCACGGGGCCGACTTCGTGCCCCCGCACCACTCACGCGTGCCCGCAGCA encodes the following:
- a CDS encoding helix-turn-helix transcriptional regulator → MAVGEHTSTATGVASRRPDRNEIVRARCVRALDVGITTSLVTAVVAPAGYGKTTLLQHWSARHDAPTVVVNGASDLRAAVVTALTGEASDRPCDLTDALRAADPRTVLVVDDLHEQPTDAARELVREIATDGPLPLVLASRYDLPIAAHRLRLSGDLTDVRASQLAFTPQEVQDLARATGLPELDTDAAERLVTVTDGWAVAVRLALMSVDTDRDVSAQLRTLHPSDLDIGGYVVEEVVARLEPDVRDFVLRATTDDVIEPALADELAAGGAALLDDCVARGLFLTPEHRRGRTAYRWNPLFAAHCRALAARRQPSVALLLHRRVALHRAQDDPAVSVEHALQARDRELARAVLTNRWPELVLSDRGQDVLALTEQTGALHDLGLEFAHDVVQALLRGAPPAPPGSAGPVPLAVAALLTETDAARAASAADAVRTHLPTVPASQAATRALLLFALAASGLERTDDPVAVGALLGEAAALRDAQRLPVLVAACRAHRALLLVAGGAVREADAVASAALRAAEEVGAARASALVPAHLTRALVALWQARLPDVGVHVEAALTGPRCARHAAVCRVAAALHADADLAADVPGAARRLHDARFVGGDVPPLWADLLDVAGAVADALTGIDTGAQGTREGHEARTAPSVGGDLRAAWEAARLADAGLRVPARALLDDLSERAPVGVVRARVALAEAVLDRHHGEPTRAHARLEEALTDAVPDALVLPFLPSGTTGRDLLVAHLAWGTQHGATIRLALRLAAARERVPAEHLTSREREVLLCLRAGMSSREIADALVVSVNTVKTHQRGVYRKLDVPGRREAVREATARGLLD
- a CDS encoding FitA-like ribbon-helix-helix domain-containing protein, with the protein product MSVSLTVRDVPDEVRDELAARAARSGRSLQEYLRATLTDLASRPTASDAVAQARGRALAYPEVSAQQILDDLDAGRR
- a CDS encoding type II toxin-antitoxin system VapC family toxin — translated: MTGLLVVDASAVLATLIDPGDRGEQAAAHLAGAQLAAPDLLGYEVLNVLRRRRASGHLTPHQATLAVRTWSELPVDLWPLASIQPAVWRLAHNLSAYDAAYVALATHLDAPLLTGDHRLAAAPGVTCDVLTI